From Pseudoalteromonas viridis, one genomic window encodes:
- a CDS encoding M28 family metallopeptidase, whose protein sequence is MTAQRPTRVPGLLVAANLLFLSHGTAFASAIPQADKPWITIETMAGQHYQLQNLLTGKHINAQVSAIPGVSIAQINESEHGELSHFMHEHYHRCGGFVAHASKSEAELYLSQLNQAINNQPLQTYSIDNPAMANAMINEISTTSLDSTVANLTAFHNRYYTQQSGVDAAQWIKQNWQSIAQSRSDISVDYYTHSWSQSSVVVTINGAENADEIVVIGGHLDSINQSSPSTGRAPGADDNASGIAVLTEALKALVAADYKPQRTIQIMGFAAEEVGLRGSKAIAQAYKSQGKNVVGMVQFDMTGNNGSTQDITMMTDYTNSGQNQFLSQLLDVYLPNLSYGFDQCGYGCSDHASWYQQGFAASMPFESRMSEINRKIHTSNDTSFDATHASKFAKLAVAYLAEMGKNAGDLPPPDPGKLQNGVPRTGISGVAKSQHDFSLDVSAGSNNLVFTTSGGSGDADLYVRYGSKPTLQTYDCKSTNSSSAETCTINTVNEGTYYVMVEAWNEIQNVTLVGEYQQGGTTPINRTEPDLSVAQGGWINFSQKLGSDYQSLTVTLSGGVGDGDLYVKHGAEVGDNSFDCRPYKSGNSETCTFSTPSAGNWYIGIKGYQSASGMTLSITAQ, encoded by the coding sequence ATGACAGCTCAAAGACCCACGCGTGTGCCAGGCTTATTGGTGGCCGCGAATTTACTCTTTTTATCTCATGGGACGGCATTTGCCAGTGCTATACCGCAAGCAGATAAACCCTGGATCACGATAGAGACGATGGCAGGGCAACATTATCAGTTACAGAATTTATTAACAGGTAAGCATATTAATGCTCAGGTGAGCGCAATACCGGGTGTCAGCATAGCGCAGATAAATGAATCAGAGCATGGCGAGCTAAGCCATTTTATGCACGAGCATTATCATCGCTGTGGCGGATTCGTTGCACATGCATCGAAAAGTGAGGCTGAGCTCTATCTATCCCAGTTAAACCAGGCAATAAATAACCAGCCACTGCAAACTTACTCCATAGACAACCCGGCTATGGCCAATGCGATGATCAACGAAATCAGTACAACCAGCCTGGATAGCACAGTGGCTAACCTGACTGCATTTCACAATCGCTACTATACACAGCAAAGTGGCGTCGACGCGGCTCAGTGGATCAAACAAAACTGGCAGAGCATCGCACAGTCCCGCAGTGACATCAGCGTTGATTATTACACCCACAGCTGGTCTCAATCTTCGGTTGTTGTGACCATTAATGGGGCCGAAAATGCCGATGAAATCGTAGTCATTGGAGGGCACCTGGACTCCATCAACCAGTCGAGCCCAAGCACTGGCAGAGCGCCGGGCGCAGACGATAATGCGTCGGGTATTGCTGTGCTGACCGAGGCATTAAAGGCCTTGGTTGCGGCGGATTATAAGCCACAGCGAACCATTCAGATCATGGGTTTTGCGGCAGAAGAAGTGGGTCTCAGAGGGTCAAAAGCCATTGCCCAGGCCTATAAGTCTCAGGGTAAAAATGTGGTGGGTATGGTGCAGTTTGATATGACCGGCAATAATGGAAGCACTCAGGACATCACTATGATGACTGACTACACCAACAGTGGTCAGAATCAATTTTTGTCGCAGCTCCTTGATGTTTACTTACCTAATTTAAGTTACGGTTTTGATCAATGTGGCTATGGCTGTTCGGATCATGCTTCCTGGTATCAGCAGGGGTTTGCGGCGTCTATGCCATTTGAATCTCGCATGTCTGAGATAAACCGCAAGATACATACCAGCAACGATACGTCTTTTGATGCCACACATGCCAGCAAGTTTGCCAAATTAGCCGTCGCTTATTTGGCTGAAATGGGCAAAAATGCGGGGGATCTGCCACCGCCGGATCCCGGTAAGCTGCAAAATGGTGTGCCAAGAACGGGGATCAGTGGTGTCGCCAAATCGCAGCATGACTTCTCACTCGATGTATCTGCCGGGAGTAATAATTTGGTCTTCACAACATCTGGCGGCTCAGGTGATGCCGACCTGTATGTCAGATATGGCTCGAAGCCCACGCTGCAAACCTATGATTGTAAGAGTACAAACTCCAGTAGCGCTGAGACCTGCACCATTAATACGGTTAACGAAGGCACCTACTATGTCATGGTTGAAGCCTGGAACGAGATTCAGAATGTGACCCTAGTGGGCGAGTATCAGCAGGGCGGAACAACGCCAATTAATCGGACTGAACCTGACCTATCTGTGGCACAAGGGGGCTGGATCAATTTCTCGCAAAAGTTGGGAAGTGATTACCAGTCGTTAACTGTCACTTTGTCAGGTGGGGTAGGGGATGGTGACCTTTATGTTAAACACGGCGCTGAGGTGGGAGATAACAGCTTTGATTGCCGCCCCTATAAAAGTGGTAACTCAGAAACCTGTACCTTTAGTACACCAAGTGCGGGCAACTGGTATATAGGCATCAAAGGCTATCAAAGTGCCAGTGGGATGACGTTGTCAATAACGGCACAGTAG
- a CDS encoding tetratricopeptide repeat protein: MWQKLTYALAFAGLLANTPAAKAGLEEGIAAANAGQFDVALKEFKYLADMGYAPGIYELAKMYEGGYGVPRNPYKAAELMQQAVKLGSADAMFSLAVMYDQGQGVKIDKQKAVDLFMSAAKKNLPAAQFNLGVMHANGDGVTQDYNQARFWYERAAANNYTLAMFNLALLYYQGLGGEKNVQRSYIWNTLAEYNGYRPASTSRRLDEKSMSRSEREDAQEIADTIYHKIQAGTYIAGSQITED, encoded by the coding sequence ATGTGGCAAAAACTAACTTACGCACTGGCCTTTGCGGGTCTGCTTGCCAACACACCCGCTGCAAAAGCCGGGCTTGAAGAAGGTATTGCAGCCGCAAATGCCGGACAATTTGATGTCGCCCTGAAAGAGTTCAAATATCTGGCTGATATGGGGTATGCACCGGGCATCTACGAGCTGGCCAAAATGTATGAGGGAGGATATGGCGTACCCAGAAATCCATACAAAGCGGCTGAGCTGATGCAACAGGCCGTCAAGCTGGGCAGTGCCGACGCGATGTTTTCACTGGCCGTTATGTACGATCAAGGCCAGGGCGTAAAAATCGACAAACAAAAAGCGGTTGACCTATTTATGTCGGCTGCGAAAAAGAACTTACCTGCCGCGCAATTTAACCTCGGCGTGATGCATGCCAATGGTGATGGAGTTACACAAGACTATAATCAAGCCAGATTCTGGTACGAGCGTGCCGCTGCCAATAATTATACGCTGGCCATGTTTAATCTTGCGTTGCTTTATTATCAGGGTCTCGGTGGGGAGAAAAACGTTCAACGCTCATATATCTGGAATACGCTGGCCGAATATAACGGCTACCGTCCGGCATCAACCAGTCGCAGATTAGATGAAAAGAGTATGTCACGCTCTGAACGAGAAGATGCACAGGAGATTGCTGATACCATCTATCATAAAATTCAAGCTGGTACCTACATCGCGGGCTCGCAGATCACCGAAGACTAG
- the cdd gene encoding cytidine deaminase, with protein MVDTDNKLNPSILEVCKTAKGVLNLDLQNHIQTILGCSKEQLGQALLPYAASFAQAPISSFLVGAVAYDKHSEHYFLGANLEFSHQALSLVVHAEQAAINNAWLNGAKEITSLDITAAPCGYCRQFMNELSNARQLKITLPSGETSLSQLLPGDFGPTDLGNQESLFNSAPVNIADAHGLSSELISHLTQVYAPYTNNIAAAELVMTDGSRFYGRYVENAAYSPSLSPMQSALSQLAMSGELLAEAKIERATLVETKGRENQRAVTEAVISSFNEALELQYYQIDTKQA; from the coding sequence ATGGTAGATACTGACAACAAGCTAAACCCTTCCATACTGGAAGTATGTAAAACCGCCAAAGGCGTATTAAACCTCGATCTTCAAAATCACATTCAAACCATCCTCGGTTGTAGTAAAGAACAGCTAGGACAAGCGCTATTACCCTATGCTGCCAGCTTTGCTCAGGCACCTATTTCCTCTTTTCTGGTCGGCGCTGTAGCGTATGATAAGCATAGCGAACACTACTTTTTGGGCGCTAACCTGGAGTTTTCACACCAGGCGCTGTCACTGGTGGTGCATGCCGAGCAGGCCGCCATCAACAATGCGTGGTTAAATGGGGCTAAGGAAATTACCAGTCTGGATATTACCGCCGCACCTTGTGGTTACTGTCGCCAGTTTATGAATGAACTGAGTAATGCCAGGCAACTTAAGATCACACTGCCAAGCGGCGAAACCTCTTTATCTCAGCTGTTACCGGGAGACTTTGGGCCAACCGATTTGGGCAATCAGGAGTCATTGTTTAACAGTGCACCAGTCAATATTGCGGATGCGCACGGGCTTTCCAGTGAACTTATCAGTCACTTGACCCAAGTCTATGCGCCTTATACAAACAATATTGCTGCTGCTGAGCTGGTAATGACTGATGGCAGCCGTTTTTATGGCCGTTATGTTGAGAATGCGGCGTATAGCCCAAGCCTGTCGCCCATGCAAAGTGCACTGAGTCAGCTGGCGATGAGTGGCGAATTACTGGCTGAGGCAAAAATTGAGCGAGCCACTTTGGTGGAAACAAAAGGAAGAGAGAATCAGCGCGCGGTCACAGAGGCGGTGATAAGCAGCTTTAACGAAGCGCTAGAGCTGCAATATTATCAGATAGACACAAAGCAGGCTTAA
- a CDS encoding M4 family metallopeptidase, which yields MKLSKIALATVAGLVLASGTANAAQKRFLNTHNTLSSMLESAAPAVLSAQPEQLIGLGADNALVEIKSYPHASGAVTKRYQQMYKGLPVIGDTVSLTYDNAGALKRAHGAAVYEIAADLGSVTPKLSLQAMQRKLEAQFAAQHGDEEVALARHNETSRLGVWLDEQSTARLVYEVTYVTYGKSPARPYKIIDANSGELLLEFDNIQHANATGPGGNQKTGRYEYGTDYGYLDVAQSGNTCTMNNANVRTINLNHGSSGTAAYSFTCPENTYKEINGAFSPLNDAHYFGNVVFNMYNDWLGTAPLSFQLKMRVHYGNSYENAFWDGSAMTFGDGGTRFYPLVSLDVSAHEVSHGFTEQNSGLVYRYKSGGLNEAFSDMAGEAAEFYMKGSNDWMVGEEIFKATGALRYMDDPTKDGKSIGHQSDYTSSMDVHHSSGVFNRAFYTLANKTGWDTKKAFIVMAKANQLYWTANTDWDTAGNGVMDAACDLGYNHEDVQAALAVVGVNSQLSPGSTCGTTEPPVDELLTNGVARTGISGASKAQSFFRLEVPADASNLSFVTTGGSGDADLYVKFGSRPSLQTFDCKSTSSSSNETCNIANVQAGTYYVMVEAWNAISGVSLTGSYSSGGTDTPPIDRIESNVSIGSGQWTRFTQDLTAGYSNLTVTINGGSGDADLYVRYGSESTLSTYDCRPYRNGNTESCTFDNPQAGTWHIDLRGYSAASDVTVNIKAN from the coding sequence GTGAAACTATCAAAAATAGCTTTGGCAACTGTTGCCGGATTGGTACTGGCCTCGGGCACCGCGAATGCCGCTCAAAAGCGCTTCTTAAATACCCACAATACCCTTTCATCAATGCTTGAATCAGCCGCGCCGGCTGTGTTGTCGGCGCAGCCGGAACAATTAATTGGCCTGGGGGCAGACAACGCACTGGTCGAGATAAAATCCTACCCACATGCCAGTGGTGCGGTTACCAAGCGCTATCAGCAAATGTACAAGGGTCTGCCTGTGATTGGTGACACCGTCAGCCTGACATATGATAACGCTGGTGCGCTGAAGCGAGCACATGGTGCCGCAGTGTATGAAATTGCGGCTGATCTGGGGTCTGTCACCCCAAAACTGTCCTTGCAGGCAATGCAGCGTAAACTGGAAGCGCAATTTGCGGCGCAACATGGTGATGAAGAAGTCGCACTGGCCAGACATAACGAAACCAGCCGACTAGGGGTTTGGCTTGACGAGCAATCTACGGCCAGATTGGTCTATGAAGTGACTTATGTCACCTATGGAAAATCGCCAGCTCGCCCGTACAAAATTATTGATGCGAACAGCGGCGAGCTGTTGCTGGAATTCGATAATATTCAGCACGCGAATGCGACCGGCCCCGGCGGCAACCAAAAAACAGGGCGCTATGAATATGGTACCGATTATGGCTATCTTGATGTTGCTCAGTCCGGCAATACCTGCACCATGAACAATGCCAATGTCAGAACTATCAACCTGAATCATGGAAGCAGCGGTACCGCCGCGTACAGCTTCACTTGCCCGGAAAATACTTACAAGGAAATCAACGGCGCCTTTTCGCCGCTCAACGACGCACATTACTTTGGCAATGTGGTGTTCAATATGTACAACGACTGGCTGGGCACTGCACCATTGAGCTTTCAGCTGAAGATGCGCGTTCACTATGGCAATAGCTATGAAAATGCGTTTTGGGATGGCAGTGCAATGACATTCGGTGATGGAGGAACGCGTTTCTATCCTTTGGTCAGCCTGGATGTGTCGGCACACGAGGTCAGCCATGGTTTCACCGAACAAAACTCCGGGCTGGTTTATCGCTATAAATCCGGTGGTCTGAATGAAGCATTTTCTGATATGGCAGGTGAAGCGGCTGAGTTCTATATGAAAGGTAGTAACGACTGGATGGTGGGCGAGGAGATCTTCAAAGCGACAGGGGCACTGCGCTATATGGACGATCCGACCAAAGATGGAAAATCAATTGGCCATCAGTCAGATTATACTTCCAGCATGGATGTGCATCATAGCTCGGGGGTATTCAATAGAGCCTTTTATACCCTGGCAAATAAAACCGGCTGGGATACCAAAAAAGCGTTTATCGTCATGGCGAAAGCAAATCAGCTTTACTGGACGGCGAATACTGACTGGGATACGGCAGGAAACGGCGTGATGGATGCTGCGTGCGATCTGGGTTACAACCATGAAGATGTGCAAGCTGCATTGGCCGTAGTCGGGGTGAACTCTCAGCTGAGTCCTGGCAGCACCTGTGGGACAACGGAGCCTCCTGTTGATGAATTGCTGACCAATGGTGTTGCGCGCACCGGGATCAGTGGCGCCTCAAAAGCGCAAAGTTTCTTCCGCCTGGAAGTGCCGGCTGACGCGTCTAACCTGTCATTTGTGACAACTGGTGGCAGTGGCGATGCAGATCTGTATGTTAAGTTCGGTAGTCGTCCGTCTTTGCAAACTTTTGATTGTAAGAGTACGTCATCGAGCAGCAATGAAACCTGTAATATTGCGAACGTTCAGGCGGGTACGTATTACGTCATGGTTGAAGCATGGAATGCCATTTCAGGTGTGTCACTAACCGGCTCTTACAGCTCAGGTGGCACGGATACGCCCCCAATTGACCGCATAGAGAGTAATGTCTCGATTGGTTCCGGACAATGGACACGCTTTACTCAGGATCTGACGGCTGGCTACTCCAACCTGACCGTTACCATCAATGGTGGCAGTGGTGATGCAGATTTATACGTGAGATATGGCAGCGAATCGACGCTCTCAACATACGATTGTCGTCCATATCGTAATGGCAATACGGAGAGCTGTACCTTTGATAATCCGCAAGCGGGTACCTGGCACATCGACTTACGTGGTTATTCAGCCGCAAGCGATGTCACTGTAAATATCAAGGCCAATTAA
- the udp gene encoding uridine phosphorylase, protein MEKVFHLGLSKADLNGATLAIVPGDPKRSERIASQLDNPKCLAQTREFHVYLGDIKGQSIVICSTGIGGPSTSIAVEELAQLGVNTFLRIGTTGAIQPHINEGDILVSTASVRLDGASQHFAPLAYPAVSDFHCTAAMVEACDQLGVTYHTGITASSDTFYPGQERYDTFSGYVPKAFQGSCEEWQKLNVMNYEMESATLFTMCAALGLKAACVAGVLVNRTRQEIPNVDHQLVEKNAVSVVIKAAELVLEKTKQA, encoded by the coding sequence ATGGAAAAGGTATTTCACCTGGGTCTTTCGAAAGCAGATCTTAACGGTGCAACACTGGCTATCGTACCTGGCGATCCTAAACGTTCAGAGCGTATTGCTTCACAACTCGATAACCCTAAATGTTTAGCTCAGACACGTGAATTTCACGTCTATCTTGGCGATATCAAGGGCCAATCTATTGTCATTTGCTCAACCGGTATTGGCGGCCCATCTACCTCAATTGCTGTAGAAGAGCTGGCTCAACTTGGTGTAAATACTTTCCTGCGCATCGGCACAACTGGTGCTATCCAGCCACATATTAACGAAGGCGATATCCTGGTCAGCACAGCGTCTGTACGCCTAGACGGAGCCAGCCAGCATTTCGCGCCACTGGCCTACCCGGCGGTTTCAGATTTCCATTGTACCGCAGCTATGGTCGAGGCGTGTGATCAATTAGGTGTTACATATCATACCGGTATCACCGCTTCGAGCGACACCTTCTACCCGGGCCAGGAGCGTTATGATACTTTCTCTGGTTACGTACCAAAAGCATTTCAGGGCTCTTGTGAAGAATGGCAAAAGCTCAATGTTATGAACTACGAGATGGAATCGGCAACGCTGTTCACTATGTGTGCGGCGCTGGGCTTAAAAGCAGCGTGTGTTGCAGGCGTGCTGGTAAACCGTACCCGTCAGGAAATTCCGAACGTCGATCATCAGCTGGTTGAAAAAAATGCAGTGTCTGTGGTTATCAAAGCCGCAGAGCTGGTACTGGAAAAAACAAAGCAGGCTTAA
- a CDS encoding SLC13 family permease codes for MDNLNKSKLWTDRLCLLLGPAFMLLTCVTAAPEGMSTEAWRTAGLALWLGIWWVSEVVPIPATSLVPLLVVPLAGINDIKSASSLYAHPLIFLFLGGFLISIAMERWQLHKRIALHTMLRSGNNPRVQILAMMLVSGFLSMWINNTATTLMMLPIALSVIHVLKDNQSQDNNYGIALLLAIAYSASLGGVGTIIGTAPNALMVAYLWENYQIKIGFAQWMVMAVPFTFGMILLCWVWLTRFAFKVQTTNSDTKLTQIFNQQLNELGRMNLAEKNVLLVFVFAAVSWISRPYLASWTGLDITDTGIAMAAALLLFVLPAKRGSDTRLMDWQAAQQVPWGILLLFGGGLTLASQIKGSGLAEYIANMLAGASAIPLVLGVLAVAALITFLTELTSNTATAAGFLPLLGPVAEQIAGTPLIWVIPAAMAASCAFMMPVATPPNAIVFGSGEIKIRDMIKAGFVMNLFAIVVITALTMLVGSKLFGY; via the coding sequence ATGGATAATTTGAATAAATCAAAACTCTGGACCGACAGGTTGTGTTTGCTGCTCGGTCCTGCTTTTATGTTACTAACGTGTGTAACAGCCGCGCCCGAGGGGATGAGTACAGAAGCCTGGCGCACTGCCGGACTTGCCCTGTGGCTGGGAATTTGGTGGGTGAGCGAAGTCGTGCCCATACCTGCTACTTCTTTGGTTCCTCTGCTGGTGGTCCCTCTGGCGGGGATCAATGACATTAAGTCCGCGTCAAGTTTGTATGCGCACCCGTTGATCTTTTTGTTCCTGGGCGGCTTTTTGATCTCTATTGCCATGGAAAGGTGGCAGCTACACAAGCGCATCGCTTTGCATACTATGTTACGCAGTGGCAATAATCCCAGAGTCCAAATTCTCGCGATGATGCTGGTAAGTGGATTTTTATCTATGTGGATCAACAACACTGCAACCACATTAATGATGCTGCCGATTGCCTTGTCGGTGATCCATGTGCTTAAAGACAATCAGTCTCAGGATAATAATTATGGTATTGCTCTGCTGCTGGCGATAGCCTACAGCGCTAGCCTGGGCGGCGTCGGTACGATCATCGGCACTGCACCGAACGCGCTTATGGTTGCCTATCTGTGGGAAAACTATCAGATTAAAATTGGTTTTGCACAGTGGATGGTGATGGCGGTCCCTTTCACATTTGGCATGATATTGTTGTGCTGGGTGTGGCTGACACGCTTTGCGTTTAAAGTACAAACGACCAACAGTGATACCAAATTGACCCAGATTTTTAACCAGCAACTGAATGAGCTTGGTCGCATGAACCTGGCCGAAAAAAATGTTCTTCTGGTTTTTGTTTTTGCTGCCGTAAGTTGGATCAGCCGCCCGTACCTTGCCAGCTGGACTGGCCTGGACATCACGGACACAGGGATAGCGATGGCCGCTGCGTTATTATTATTTGTGCTCCCGGCAAAGCGGGGGAGTGATACGCGCTTAATGGATTGGCAAGCGGCGCAGCAGGTACCCTGGGGGATCTTATTACTGTTTGGTGGTGGGCTAACACTGGCGTCACAAATCAAAGGCTCAGGCCTGGCTGAGTACATTGCCAACATGTTAGCAGGTGCCAGTGCGATACCTTTGGTATTGGGTGTGTTGGCTGTTGCGGCACTCATCACTTTTTTAACTGAGCTGACCAGCAATACGGCAACGGCTGCGGGGTTTTTACCTTTGCTTGGTCCGGTTGCGGAACAAATTGCCGGTACGCCACTTATCTGGGTCATACCAGCGGCAATGGCGGCAAGCTGTGCCTTTATGATGCCGGTGGCGACACCGCCCAATGCGATTGTATTTGGCTCTGGTGAGATAAAAATCCGCGATATGATCAAGGCAGGGTTCGTGATGAACCTGTTTGCGATTGTGGTGATCACAGCTTTGACTATGCTGGTGGGCAGCAAGCTGTTCGGTTATTAA
- the ppc gene encoding phosphoenolpyruvate carboxylase: MQQQYTELKRNVSLLGELLGTTIAHSQGPEVLEKVELIRHLAKSSRGGDTQARGTLIETLQSLPDEELLPVCRAFSHFLNLANVAEQQHTISDSGCPQGPFDTLQTTLSELSKKVNQGNIDQHKVAQVIENLSIELVLTAHPTEVTRRTLISKHVELSECLSDIAACQDNSLCRNEVIARIEQLICQAWHTNEIRNKRPTPLEEAKWGFAVIENSLWDAVPKFTRTLTQLAQGQLGITLPEDYAPVSLASWMGGDRDGNPNVTAEVTQSVLDHGRWMALDLYYRDLDVLSSELSMAPANKALKALTGDHPEPYRALLKQLKADINETILFLEHKIKSRPSSYQDKIRSTMQLMTPLSVCYSSLTECGMEVVANGMLLDVMHRLRCFGVQLCKLDIRQDSGRHSDVLSEVTRYLGLGDYAQWSEQDKQAFLLSELSSRRPLLPKHWQPSEEVQEVLDTFSVIAAQDRAALGIYIISMAREASDVLAVELLLQESGCPFRLPVAPLFETLDDLNHAQQVMQQLFDSSWYKGHVGQQQYVMIGYSDSAKDAGMMAAGWAQYLAMEQLIEVGDKYQVEMHLFHGRGGTIGRGGAPAAQALRSQPPGSLSHGLRVTEQGEMIRFKFGLTPVAIQSLSLYASAIIENNLFPPPQPKDHWRAAMALLSEHSCKHYRDFVRGNADFVSYFRAATPEIELAKLPLGSRPAKRKPQGGIESLRAIPWIFAWSQNRLMLPAWLGALAGIQSVVKTCGEELLGEMSEQWPFFRTRLEMLEMVFCKTDLWLSEYYDARLVPDDLQPLGQSLRSELKEATQFIKKYAPKGSLLSAQPWIRESIELRNPYTDPLNVLQVELLKRTREKANHELDSALMITMMGIAAGIRNTG; the protein is encoded by the coding sequence ATGCAACAGCAATATACAGAATTGAAACGCAACGTGAGTCTGCTGGGTGAGTTGCTGGGCACCACCATCGCCCACTCTCAGGGACCAGAAGTACTCGAAAAAGTGGAGTTGATCCGCCATTTGGCCAAATCATCTCGCGGTGGCGACACGCAGGCCAGAGGCACGTTAATTGAAACATTGCAGTCTTTACCTGATGAAGAGCTGCTGCCTGTATGTCGTGCATTCAGTCATTTTCTTAACCTCGCTAATGTTGCAGAGCAGCAGCATACAATTTCCGATTCAGGTTGTCCGCAAGGCCCTTTCGATACCCTGCAAACCACCTTGTCTGAGCTCTCCAAGAAAGTGAATCAGGGCAACATAGATCAGCATAAGGTCGCCCAGGTTATCGAAAACCTGTCTATTGAGTTGGTGCTAACAGCGCATCCGACCGAAGTCACTCGTCGTACTTTGATCAGCAAGCATGTGGAGCTGAGCGAGTGTTTGTCTGACATTGCTGCATGTCAGGATAATAGCCTTTGTCGCAATGAGGTCATCGCGCGAATTGAGCAGTTGATCTGCCAGGCATGGCACACCAACGAAATCAGAAATAAGCGGCCAACGCCGCTGGAAGAAGCGAAGTGGGGATTTGCGGTCATCGAGAATAGCCTGTGGGATGCGGTGCCTAAATTTACCCGCACACTCACTCAGCTTGCACAAGGGCAGCTTGGTATCACACTTCCCGAGGACTATGCTCCTGTCAGCCTGGCTTCCTGGATGGGGGGAGATAGAGACGGTAACCCTAACGTGACTGCCGAGGTGACCCAAAGCGTGTTGGACCATGGTCGCTGGATGGCACTGGACTTGTATTATCGTGATTTGGATGTGCTAAGCTCCGAGTTGTCGATGGCCCCTGCGAATAAAGCGCTCAAAGCGCTGACAGGTGATCATCCTGAACCTTATCGCGCACTTCTGAAGCAGCTAAAAGCCGATATCAATGAAACAATCTTGTTTTTAGAGCATAAGATTAAGTCCCGGCCCAGTTCATACCAGGATAAGATACGCTCAACCATGCAATTGATGACGCCATTAAGCGTTTGTTATTCGTCGCTCACGGAATGTGGCATGGAAGTGGTCGCCAATGGTATGTTGCTGGACGTGATGCACAGGCTCAGATGCTTTGGCGTACAATTGTGTAAACTGGATATTCGTCAGGATTCAGGGCGCCACAGCGATGTACTGTCTGAAGTGACCCGCTACCTGGGGCTGGGAGATTACGCCCAATGGTCTGAGCAGGATAAACAGGCATTTTTACTCTCTGAGCTATCGTCGCGACGCCCCTTGTTGCCCAAACACTGGCAACCCAGCGAGGAAGTGCAGGAGGTGCTGGATACGTTTTCTGTCATTGCCGCTCAGGACCGGGCTGCGCTTGGGATCTACATTATCTCAATGGCCAGAGAAGCGTCAGACGTGCTGGCGGTAGAGCTGTTGCTACAGGAAAGTGGTTGCCCGTTTAGATTGCCCGTAGCACCACTTTTTGAAACACTTGATGACCTCAATCACGCACAACAGGTTATGCAGCAGCTGTTCGACTCCAGTTGGTACAAAGGTCATGTAGGCCAGCAGCAGTATGTCATGATTGGTTATTCGGATTCAGCCAAAGATGCAGGCATGATGGCAGCCGGTTGGGCACAGTATCTTGCCATGGAGCAGCTCATTGAAGTGGGCGATAAATATCAGGTTGAGATGCACCTGTTTCATGGTCGCGGTGGCACCATAGGACGGGGTGGGGCACCGGCGGCACAGGCGCTGCGCTCTCAGCCTCCGGGCTCTTTGAGCCATGGTTTGAGGGTTACAGAGCAAGGCGAGATGATCCGCTTTAAATTTGGCCTGACACCGGTTGCTATCCAAAGCCTGTCATTATATGCCAGTGCGATTATCGAGAATAACCTTTTTCCACCTCCACAACCAAAAGACCACTGGCGTGCAGCTATGGCACTGTTGAGTGAGCACTCATGCAAACATTACCGGGATTTTGTTCGCGGCAATGCCGACTTTGTGTCCTATTTCAGGGCGGCTACTCCGGAAATTGAACTAGCGAAGCTTCCTTTAGGTTCTCGCCCGGCTAAGCGTAAGCCACAGGGTGGAATTGAGAGCCTCAGAGCGATCCCCTGGATCTTTGCCTGGAGTCAGAACCGCTTGATGTTACCGGCATGGCTTGGCGCTTTGGCCGGCATTCAAAGTGTTGTGAAGACCTGTGGTGAGGAACTGTTGGGCGAGATGAGTGAACAATGGCCGTTTTTCAGAACACGTTTGGAAATGCTGGAAATGGTGTTTTGTAAAACAGATCTATGGTTGAGTGAATACTATGATGCGCGTTTGGTGCCAGATGACTTACAACCTCTGGGCCAATCCTTGCGCAGTGAATTAAAAGAAGCGACCCAATTTATTAAAAAGTATGCGCCAAAGGGGTCTTTGCTGTCTGCACAGCCTTGGATCCGCGAATCAATCGAGCTGCGCAACCCTTACACTGATCCACTGAATGTACTGCAAGTAGAGTTGCTTAAACGGACCCGAGAGAAAGCCAACCATGAACTCGACAGTGCATTGATGATCACTATGATGGGGATCGCAGCAGGGATAAGAAATACGGGTTAA